One segment of Mycolicibacterium sp. YH-1 DNA contains the following:
- a CDS encoding MarR family winged helix-turn-helix transcriptional regulator — MSPAIDGHPRRAASPSAQGHIEDGGPALFRLVRYWSRRWINQALAGAPGPPDAELRRIQHIQVIEAVAASSDASDEVTVSAVASQLGLDQSGASRMIKDALASGYLARIDSARDRRRVVVKLTAEGRSLHAEALSWQRQCFDRLTATWNDNDRRQFAVYLQRLADETRLIRRGPPLTGC, encoded by the coding sequence ATGTCACCCGCTATCGACGGTCATCCGCGGCGTGCGGCCTCGCCATCGGCGCAGGGCCACATTGAGGACGGAGGCCCAGCGCTGTTCCGGCTGGTGCGCTACTGGTCCCGCCGATGGATCAATCAGGCTCTCGCGGGCGCGCCTGGGCCGCCAGATGCTGAGCTGCGCCGTATTCAACACATTCAGGTCATTGAGGCAGTTGCCGCCAGCTCGGACGCGTCCGACGAGGTCACCGTTAGCGCGGTCGCGTCCCAGCTTGGGCTGGACCAGTCCGGGGCCAGCCGAATGATCAAGGACGCCCTCGCATCGGGTTACCTCGCTCGCATTGACTCTGCGCGGGATCGGCGACGGGTGGTTGTGAAGCTCACCGCAGAGGGTCGGTCGCTGCACGCTGAGGCGCTGAGCTGGCAGCGGCAGTGCTTCGACAGGCTCACTGCGACGTGGAACGACAATGATCGGCGCCAGTTCGCCGTCTACCTTCAACGGCTTGCCGACGAAACCCGCCTGATTCGCCGAGGTCCGCCCTTGACCGGGTGCTGA
- a CDS encoding VOC family protein, translated as MTIILDHTIVTANDSHSAATFFAEVMGLSVSPPSGPFVPVAVNESLTFDFDQRGQTLAGHYGFLVDEDTFQAVLDRLSKWPAVDYGSGPDGGWDRSATTLDGGRRVYVRDADNGHTYELFTAPTQHPHG; from the coding sequence ATGACCATCATTCTTGACCACACGATCGTGACAGCAAATGACAGCCATTCGGCAGCAACGTTTTTCGCGGAGGTGATGGGGTTGTCGGTGTCACCGCCCAGCGGACCGTTTGTTCCAGTCGCCGTCAATGAGTCGCTGACCTTTGATTTCGATCAGCGTGGCCAGACCCTCGCGGGCCATTACGGCTTCCTCGTCGACGAGGACACATTCCAGGCCGTGCTCGACCGCCTCTCAAAGTGGCCGGCCGTCGACTACGGCTCCGGCCCCGACGGGGGTTGGGATCGAAGTGCCACCACCCTCGACGGCGGACGCCGGGTTTACGTCCGCGATGCCGACAACGGACATACCTACGAACTCTTCACCGCCCCAACGCAACACCCGCACGGATAG